A stretch of the Lactuca sativa cultivar Salinas chromosome 9, Lsat_Salinas_v11, whole genome shotgun sequence genome encodes the following:
- the LOC111881273 gene encoding LOB domain-containing protein 16 produces the protein MATAAGTGSPCGACKFLRRKCAADCIFAPYFCSEQGPARFAAIHKVFGASNVSKLLLHVPAADRCEAVVTIAYEAQARIKDPVYGCVAHIFALQQQVACLQTQLMQMKAQMAQGFFDSRNIETQWPAGTATYQNYPNFASIMNGNISLSPESSLESIDHNSEGMGMQERQGREDHYHDISFQQIYNNKKRPFPSDLGELQELAVRMMRN, from the exons ATGGCAACTGCTGCTGGCACTGGCTCCCCTTGTGGTGCATGCAAATTTCTAAGACGAAAGTGTGCCGCAGACTGCATCTTTGCACCCTATTTCTGTTCTGAACAAGGTCCAGCTAGGTTCGCTGCCATTCATAAAGTGTTTGGTGCAAGCAATGTTTCCAAATTACTGCTTCATGTGCCTGCTGCTGATCGCTGCGAGGCGGTGGTCACCATTGCATACGAAGCTCAAGCTAGGATCAAAGATCCAGTTTATGGTTGTGTTGCGCATATCTTTGCGTTGCAGCaacag GTCGCTTGCTTACAAACACAGCTGATGCAAATGAAGGCTCAAATGGCCCAAGGTTTCTTCGATTCAAGAAACATAGAGACTCAATGGCCCGCAGGAACCGCTACGTATCAGAATTATCCAAATTTCGCGAGTATTATGAATGGAAACATTTCGCTTTCGCCCGAGAGTTCACTTGAATCCATTGATCACAACAGTGAAGGAATGGGGATGCAAGAGAGACAAGGTAGAGAGGATCACTACCATGATATATCTTTTCAACAAATTTACAATAACAAAAAGAGACCTTTCCCAAGTGATTTGGGTGAGCTTCAAGAGCTTGCTGTTAGAATGATGAGGAACTGA